The Winogradskyella schleiferi genome has a window encoding:
- a CDS encoding 4'-phosphopantetheinyl transferase family protein, producing MVGNDIVDLEEAKRDSNWQRPRFLDKLFTQKEQQLIYNSEDPFFMVWRLWSMKEAAYKLYTQQNPSRFYKPNGFECQIENEKGIVRFKDFECRTKTKNTSKYILSEARLLDFKMASKVIEFEEDSNIQSEVTKAALLNEFSKTYQISLEDLKIEKSEFGVPAVVFNSEKYQVSWSHHGGFGAYMV from the coding sequence ATGGTTGGTAACGACATTGTTGATTTAGAGGAGGCTAAACGAGATTCCAATTGGCAACGCCCTCGTTTTTTGGATAAATTATTTACGCAAAAAGAACAGCAGCTAATCTATAATTCCGAAGATCCATTTTTTATGGTGTGGCGACTTTGGAGCATGAAAGAAGCGGCATATAAACTTTACACCCAACAAAACCCAAGCCGATTTTATAAGCCTAATGGTTTTGAATGTCAAATTGAAAATGAAAAAGGAATCGTAAGATTCAAAGACTTTGAATGCCGAACTAAAACTAAAAACACTTCAAAATATATCTTGTCTGAAGCACGACTATTAGATTTTAAAATGGCTTCAAAAGTGATTGAATTTGAAGAGGATTCAAATATTCAAAGTGAAGTTACCAAAGCGGCTTTATTGAATGAATTTTCTAAAACTTACCAGATATCATTAGAAGATTTAAAAATTGAAAAATCTGAATTTGGTGTTCCTGCTGTGGTTTTTAATTCTGAAAAATATCAGGTTAGTTGGAGCCATCATGGTGGTTTTGGAGCTTATATGGTTTAA
- a CDS encoding helix-turn-helix transcriptional regulator produces MSQIVVKLENVTYEDLQVDGDDYYKEFVGVTVSNSKAQRIEFKIDNKNAPFVITKPFHTSQRIIKKTDDGVIFNIFVQINFELERLILGFGDRIEVIKPLSLRNRMLKELKNSVQHYEDTSK; encoded by the coding sequence ATGTCTCAAATTGTTGTTAAGCTTGAAAATGTAACTTATGAGGATTTGCAAGTCGATGGAGATGATTATTACAAAGAATTTGTAGGTGTAACAGTTTCAAATTCTAAAGCCCAACGTATTGAGTTTAAAATCGACAATAAAAATGCACCTTTTGTAATTACAAAGCCATTTCATACATCTCAACGTATAATTAAGAAAACAGATGATGGTGTTATTTTCAATATTTTTGTTCAAATTAATTTTGAATTAGAACGTCTTATTTTGGGCTTTGGAGATCGTATTGAAGTTATAAAACCATTATCGTTGAGAAACAGAATGCTGAAAGAATTAAAGAATTCCGTACAGCACTATGAAGATACTTCGAAGTAG
- a CDS encoding ABC transporter ATP-binding protein, whose amino-acid sequence MLEVNNVSFGYTKTKVLKAIDFKVKAGENLAIIGESGSGKSTLLKLIYGEYDLKQGSIFWKDEEIRGPKYNLVIGYDFMKYVTQEFDLMPVTSVEENIGKHLSRFYPEEKERRTKELIKVVELEAFAKTKVKLLSGGQKQRVAIARSLAKQPEILLLDEPFSHIDNFKKQSLRRSVFKYLKENNISCIVATHDKNDVLGFADQLLVIHQSKIIAKDTPQEIYKNPKLPIIASFFGEFNFIVPFGIVYATQIKIVKKSDLKATVKTSYFNGNSWLIEAEYKSESLFIEHDTNLEKKSDIYFEVSS is encoded by the coding sequence ATGTTAGAGGTAAATAACGTCAGTTTCGGATATACTAAAACCAAGGTTTTAAAAGCAATTGACTTTAAGGTTAAAGCTGGAGAAAACCTTGCCATTATTGGTGAAAGCGGCTCTGGAAAAAGCACCCTGTTAAAGTTGATTTATGGCGAATACGATTTAAAACAAGGAAGCATTTTTTGGAAAGATGAAGAAATCCGCGGCCCAAAATATAACTTGGTCATTGGTTACGACTTTATGAAATACGTAACCCAAGAATTTGATCTCATGCCTGTCACTTCAGTTGAAGAGAATATAGGAAAACATCTGTCTCGATTTTATCCTGAAGAAAAAGAAAGACGCACCAAGGAACTTATAAAAGTAGTAGAACTCGAGGCCTTTGCCAAAACCAAAGTAAAACTTCTAAGTGGCGGACAAAAACAACGCGTTGCCATTGCCAGATCTTTAGCAAAACAACCTGAAATCTTGTTATTGGATGAACCCTTTAGTCATATCGATAATTTTAAGAAACAATCTCTAAGACGTAGCGTTTTTAAATATCTAAAAGAAAATAATATTTCATGCATTGTTGCTACGCATGATAAAAACGATGTTCTCGGTTTTGCAGATCAACTTTTGGTCATTCACCAGTCAAAAATCATAGCTAAAGATACACCTCAAGAAATTTACAAAAATCCTAAATTACCAATAATAGCTTCTTTTTTCGGCGAGTTTAATTTCATTGTGCCTTTTGGTATTGTATATGCCACTCAGATAAAGATTGTTAAAAAATCGGATTTAAAAGCCACCGTAAAAACCTCATATTTTAATGGGAATTCATGGTTGATTGAAGCTGAATATAAGTCGGAATCTCTTTTTATTGAACACGATACCAATCTTGAAAAAAAATCAGATATCTACTTCGAAGTATCTTCATAG
- a CDS encoding HAD family hydrolase, with product MSLNQLHKQLKEKNIKFLFTDYYDTIVHRHVHPNYVQRIWAKLMIRELGLPTTIDELYFIRQESSKYLVEVLNKTTDEIPYDTLKGEICKRLINADIISIENKADFMTLFEAVDARAESSVQYLNQDVLDTLKYFKANSGKVYLISDFYGSRTLFEKLLSHHGILDLFDGIYSSAELEKSKHSGAVYAPIISELSIDPKEGMMIGDNLRSDYNNAIKNGLNAYQLPHKKYLKKNKRNNFGNDKKRLKQIINNVYKTCKKEASFPYTEFIIQYHTFVERMYETARRKNIKDLFFLSREGQYLKRLFDSYQEFTIIDESRRINTHYLKISRHAALQMSLKPIEEEPFTFLSTKYNNLAVDDFLIALNCSEELRTQIITELNVEGKTKIEGFFNSSIFEAIKQNKALKDYYDKHRKESNKAFKSYVSSFNVNIEKEGINLVDIGWGGTMQEAIYEFFDHKIPVTGYYLGLGNVYNIQPHTKRFGLLFSIMPYTDYYDHIIMANQQLYEQFSGADHGSAFDYSEDADGYVIEYHKPEEKWLYDNHIKAHQEQMFGFHKSLLKSLEPLCYSEKTMQNAISKTALKSGMFQGSRKLKFLDTLSHGFYQNVGHNQVGITYEPPKIENPIKMGIQFLLTPEKFFRYLVKLEPMLYKKNKVIAFFTPMSLIYLYFGINKYIRFKILNRFFLLKYNIFNK from the coding sequence TTGTCACTTAACCAACTACACAAACAGCTGAAGGAAAAGAATATAAAATTTCTTTTCACAGACTACTACGATACCATTGTACATAGACATGTGCACCCAAATTACGTGCAAAGAATTTGGGCTAAGTTGATGATAAGGGAATTGGGTTTACCGACAACAATTGACGAACTTTATTTCATCAGACAAGAATCTAGTAAATACCTAGTTGAAGTATTAAACAAAACTACTGATGAAATCCCATATGATACTTTAAAGGGTGAAATTTGTAAACGCCTTATCAATGCAGATATTATATCGATTGAAAACAAAGCAGATTTTATGACTCTTTTTGAAGCTGTTGATGCAAGAGCGGAATCGAGCGTTCAATACTTAAACCAAGATGTATTGGATACTTTGAAGTATTTTAAAGCCAATAGTGGAAAAGTGTACTTGATATCAGATTTTTATGGATCTAGAACACTTTTTGAAAAATTACTGTCACATCATGGTATCTTGGATTTGTTTGATGGTATTTACAGTTCAGCAGAACTAGAAAAAAGTAAACATAGTGGTGCGGTTTATGCTCCCATTATTTCAGAATTGTCAATTGATCCAAAAGAGGGCATGATGATTGGCGATAATCTAAGAAGCGATTACAACAATGCCATAAAAAATGGACTTAACGCCTATCAGTTACCACACAAAAAATATCTTAAAAAGAATAAAAGGAATAACTTCGGAAATGATAAAAAGCGTTTAAAACAAATTATTAATAACGTTTACAAAACCTGTAAAAAAGAAGCTTCTTTTCCCTATACCGAATTTATTATTCAATATCATACGTTTGTTGAGCGTATGTATGAAACTGCTAGAAGAAAGAACATTAAAGATTTATTCTTCTTGTCTCGAGAAGGTCAATATTTAAAAAGATTATTTGATTCTTATCAAGAATTTACAATTATTGATGAAAGCCGAAGAATAAACACCCATTATTTAAAGATATCGCGGCATGCAGCGCTTCAAATGTCTTTGAAACCTATAGAAGAAGAACCTTTCACTTTTCTAAGTACCAAGTATAATAATCTTGCTGTGGATGATTTTCTAATTGCACTTAATTGTTCAGAAGAATTAAGAACTCAAATCATTACAGAACTCAATGTTGAAGGTAAAACTAAAATTGAGGGTTTCTTTAATTCATCAATTTTTGAAGCCATAAAACAAAATAAAGCCCTAAAGGATTATTATGACAAACACCGAAAAGAAAGTAATAAAGCCTTTAAATCTTATGTTTCATCTTTTAATGTAAATATTGAAAAAGAAGGAATTAACCTTGTAGACATTGGTTGGGGAGGAACAATGCAAGAGGCGATTTATGAATTTTTTGACCATAAAATTCCTGTTACGGGTTATTATTTAGGTCTTGGTAACGTTTATAATATTCAACCTCATACTAAACGCTTCGGGCTTCTTTTTTCTATTATGCCATATACCGATTATTACGATCATATTATAATGGCCAACCAACAGCTATACGAACAATTCTCTGGAGCAGACCATGGAAGTGCGTTTGATTATAGCGAAGATGCGGATGGTTACGTTATAGAATATCATAAACCTGAAGAGAAATGGTTATATGACAATCATATAAAGGCGCATCAAGAACAGATGTTCGGTTTCCATAAATCACTATTAAAAAGTCTCGAACCCTTATGTTATAGTGAAAAGACAATGCAAAACGCAATTTCTAAAACAGCCCTAAAATCCGGAATGTTCCAAGGTTCTAGAAAGCTCAAATTTTTAGATACGCTAAGTCATGGGTTTTATCAAAATGTTGGTCATAACCAAGTTGGAATTACATATGAACCACCAAAAATTGAAAACCCGATAAAAATGGGCATTCAATTTTTACTAACTCCCGAAAAGTTCTTTAGATATTTGGTTAAGCTAGAGCCAATGCTTTATAAGAAAAATAAGGTTATAGCGTTTTTTACTCCAATGTCTCTTATCTATCTTTATTTTGGCATTAATAAGTATATCAGATTTAAGATTTTAAATCGTTTCTTTTTGTTGAAGTATAACATCTTTAATAAATAG
- a CDS encoding prolyl oligopeptidase family serine peptidase, giving the protein MKNLLLVALVLSIFVSCKNEAETLKTITVDYPETNKVIVTDTFFGKTLDDPYRWLEDDRSKETEAWVKAQNEVTFGYLENIPYREELKERLTKLWNYEKIGSPFKEGDYTYFYKNDGLQNQYVIYRYKTGDDPSTASIFLDPNTFKEDGTISLGGTSFSKDGKTLAYAISEGGSDWRKILIMNTDTKEIVEDTLVDIKFSGMSWYKNEGFYYSSYDKPKGSELSAKTDQHKVYYHKLGTKQSEDQLIFGGTPEEKHRYVSGRVSEDNKYLMISASVSTSGNKLFIKDLTKSNSNFTTVLNHTDSDTGVLENEGTKLFLVTNLNAPNKKIVTVDASDPSPENWVDFIPETENVLSPSTGGGYFFANYMVDAVSKVLQYDYNGNLVREVELPGVGSAGGFGAKKEEKELYYSFTNYVTPGSIYKYDIEKGTSELYRKPSIDFNPEDYESKQVFYKSKDGTEVPMIITHKKGLKLNGKNPTILYGYGGFNVSLTPSFSIANAVWMEQGGIYAVPNLRGGGEYGKAWHIAGTKLQKQNVFDDFIAAAEYLISEKYTSSDYLAIRGGSNGGLLVGATMTQRPELMKVALPAVGVLDMLRYHTFTAGAGWAYDYGTAEDSEEMFDYLKGYSPVHNVKEGVAYPATMVTTGDHDDRVVPAHSFKFAAELQDKQPGNNPTLIRIETDAGHGAGTPVSKTIEQYADIFGFTFYNMGFEVLPTKTEEKIKG; this is encoded by the coding sequence ATGAAAAATTTACTTCTTGTGGCATTAGTACTAAGTATTTTTGTTTCCTGTAAAAACGAAGCTGAAACTTTGAAAACTATTACTGTAGATTATCCAGAAACCAATAAAGTTATCGTTACTGATACTTTCTTCGGTAAGACTTTAGATGACCCTTACAGATGGTTAGAGGATGACCGAAGTAAAGAAACCGAAGCTTGGGTAAAAGCACAAAACGAAGTGACTTTTGGCTATTTGGAAAACATTCCTTACCGAGAAGAATTAAAAGAACGACTGACCAAACTTTGGAATTACGAAAAAATCGGTTCGCCATTTAAGGAAGGAGATTACACCTATTTTTATAAAAATGATGGTTTACAAAACCAATATGTCATTTACAGATACAAAACTGGAGATGACCCAAGTACAGCATCCATATTTTTGGATCCTAATACGTTTAAAGAAGATGGTACTATTTCTTTAGGAGGCACCAGTTTTTCAAAAGACGGTAAAACCTTAGCTTATGCCATTTCTGAAGGCGGCAGTGATTGGAGAAAAATTCTGATTATGAATACCGACACCAAAGAAATCGTAGAAGATACTCTGGTTGATATCAAATTCAGTGGCATGTCTTGGTACAAAAATGAAGGCTTCTACTACTCTAGCTACGACAAACCAAAAGGAAGCGAACTCTCTGCAAAAACAGATCAGCATAAAGTTTATTATCACAAATTAGGCACAAAACAATCTGAAGATCAATTAATTTTTGGTGGTACACCGGAAGAAAAACACAGATATGTTAGCGGTAGAGTTTCTGAAGATAACAAATATCTTATGATATCAGCAAGCGTATCCACATCTGGAAATAAGCTTTTTATTAAAGATTTAACGAAATCAAATAGCAATTTTACCACAGTTTTAAACCATACGGATAGCGATACAGGTGTTCTAGAAAACGAAGGAACAAAACTTTTTCTGGTAACCAATTTGAATGCTCCAAATAAAAAAATTGTAACAGTTGATGCTTCTGACCCAAGTCCTGAAAACTGGGTGGATTTTATTCCAGAAACTGAAAACGTTTTAAGTCCATCAACAGGAGGAGGCTACTTTTTTGCCAATTATATGGTCGATGCCGTTTCAAAAGTATTACAATATGATTATAATGGTAATTTAGTTAGAGAGGTAGAATTACCTGGTGTAGGAAGCGCAGGCGGTTTTGGTGCAAAGAAAGAAGAGAAAGAGTTATATTACTCTTTTACAAATTATGTAACGCCTGGTAGTATTTATAAATATGATATAGAAAAAGGCACTTCAGAATTATACAGAAAACCGAGTATCGATTTCAACCCAGAAGATTACGAAAGCAAACAAGTATTTTATAAATCTAAAGATGGTACTGAAGTACCGATGATTATAACCCATAAAAAAGGCTTAAAGCTTAATGGTAAAAACCCAACGATTCTTTACGGTTATGGTGGATTTAATGTCAGCTTAACCCCAAGTTTCAGTATCGCCAATGCGGTTTGGATGGAGCAAGGTGGCATCTATGCGGTACCTAATCTAAGAGGTGGTGGCGAATATGGAAAAGCATGGCACATTGCTGGTACAAAACTTCAAAAGCAAAATGTATTTGATGATTTCATCGCAGCCGCAGAATACTTGATTTCAGAAAAATATACGTCTTCAGATTACTTAGCGATTAGAGGAGGATCTAATGGTGGTTTATTAGTCGGAGCGACCATGACACAACGTCCAGAATTGATGAAAGTGGCTTTACCAGCTGTTGGTGTCTTAGACATGCTTCGCTACCATACATTTACTGCTGGTGCTGGATGGGCTTATGATTACGGTACTGCAGAAGACAGCGAAGAAATGTTTGATTACCTTAAAGGTTACTCACCTGTCCATAACGTAAAGGAAGGTGTAGCCTATCCTGCAACAATGGTGACTACAGGAGATCATGATGATAGAGTGGTGCCTGCACACAGTTTTAAATTTGCTGCAGAATTACAAGACAAACAACCGGGCAACAACCCAACACTTATAAGAATAGAAACGGACGCTGGTCATGGGGCAGGTACACCTGTAAGCAAAACTATTGAACAGTATGCCGATATTTTTGGATTTACATTTTATAACATGGGATTTGAAGTTTTACCCACAAAGACCGAAGAAAAAATAAAAGGATAA
- a CDS encoding aspartate-semialdehyde dehydrogenase: MKVAIVGATGLVGNVMLKVLEERNFPMDELLLVASERSVGKKIKYKGKDISVISIPSAIEARPDIALFSAGGSTSLEWAPKFAEVGTTVIDNSSAWRMDASKKLVVPEINAHQLSKNDKIIANPNCSTIQMVMALAPLHKKYKIKRIVVSTYQSVSGTGVKAVEQMENEILGKKGAMAYPHPIHKNAIPHCDVFEDNGYTKEEMKLVNETQKILDDRTIAVTATAVRIPTAGGHSEAINVEFENEFDITEVRQLLDEADGVTIQDNLDVNVYPMPMYANGKDDVFVGRIRRDGSQPNTLNMWVVSDNLRKGAATNTVQIAEYLIDNALV, encoded by the coding sequence ATGAAAGTAGCAATTGTAGGTGCAACAGGTTTGGTAGGAAATGTGATGCTCAAAGTTTTAGAAGAGCGTAATTTCCCAATGGATGAATTATTATTAGTAGCTTCAGAACGTTCTGTTGGTAAAAAAATAAAATATAAAGGGAAAGACATTAGTGTCATTAGTATACCAAGTGCGATTGAAGCACGTCCAGATATTGCATTGTTTTCTGCAGGCGGCAGCACCTCTTTAGAATGGGCTCCTAAATTTGCAGAAGTTGGTACAACGGTTATCGATAATTCTTCAGCATGGCGAATGGATGCTTCCAAAAAATTGGTGGTTCCAGAAATTAATGCCCATCAATTATCTAAAAACGACAAGATAATCGCTAATCCAAACTGCTCAACCATACAAATGGTAATGGCTTTAGCGCCACTTCATAAAAAATATAAAATCAAACGAATTGTGGTTTCTACCTATCAATCCGTATCTGGTACTGGCGTAAAAGCTGTAGAACAGATGGAAAATGAGATTTTAGGTAAAAAAGGCGCTATGGCTTATCCACATCCAATTCATAAGAATGCCATACCTCATTGCGATGTTTTTGAGGACAACGGTTATACCAAAGAAGAAATGAAATTGGTAAACGAAACCCAAAAAATCCTAGATGATCGTACTATTGCTGTAACAGCAACTGCGGTTAGGATTCCAACAGCTGGTGGACATAGCGAAGCGATTAACGTCGAATTTGAAAATGAGTTCGACATTACCGAAGTAAGACAATTGCTCGATGAAGCTGATGGTGTTACCATTCAAGATAATTTAGACGTCAATGTCTATCCTATGCCAATGTATGCCAACGGAAAAGATGATGTATTTGTTGGTCGTATAAGACGTGATGGTTCACAACCAAACACGTTAAATATGTGGGTTGTTAGTGATAATCTTAGAAAAGGCGCTGCAACCAATACCGTTCAGATAGCTGAATATCTTATTGATAATGCTTTAGTATAA
- the mscL gene encoding large conductance mechanosensitive channel protein MscL, with the protein MLKEFKDFIMTGNVIDLAVAVILAGAVGMVVNGFVSDIMMPIVGNFAGGVDFADLKHVLSPAVVGADGVVTKPENAIMYGKWINTIINLIIVGFVLFMIVKAYNKTKTPPAPAAPAGPSELDILKEIRDSLKK; encoded by the coding sequence ATGTTAAAAGAATTTAAAGATTTTATAATGACAGGTAATGTCATTGATTTGGCAGTCGCTGTAATACTTGCAGGAGCTGTAGGTATGGTTGTCAACGGGTTTGTATCTGATATTATGATGCCTATTGTTGGAAATTTTGCTGGAGGCGTAGATTTCGCAGACCTGAAGCATGTTTTATCTCCTGCAGTTGTTGGAGCTGATGGTGTAGTTACTAAACCGGAAAATGCCATTATGTATGGTAAGTGGATTAATACTATAATCAACTTGATTATTGTTGGTTTTGTATTGTTTATGATTGTAAAGGCTTATAACAAAACAAAAACGCCACCTGCACCAGCTGCACCAGCAGGACCATCTGAACTTGATATCTTAAAGGAAATCAGAGATTCATTGAAAAAATAA
- the alr gene encoding alanine racemase, which yields MPKAHETVLEVDLSALTHNFNYLKSKLQPQTKFLAVVKAFAYGSDSVEIAKHLQKLNVDYFAVAYAKEGVILRDAGITTPILVLHPQPINFKTIIERCLEPSIYSTHILNEFRTIAVAQSQKNYPIHLKFNTGLNRLGFKENDIDGIVSKLKNNDSIKVTSLFSHLAASEDFNELDFSKLQIERFNAIAKTFETKSGIKPWLHLCNTSGVLNYPKAHFDMVRCGIGLYGFGNSAKEDKNLKPIASLKSVISQIHEIEKDETVGYNRAYTSNGHEKSATIPIGHADGINRIYGKGNGFVIINGQKAPIIGNVCMDMIMVNVTNIDCKEGDEVVIFNSEYKASTLSESAKSISYEIITAVSQRVKRVFIP from the coding sequence ATGCCTAAAGCCCATGAAACTGTTCTCGAAGTTGATTTGAGTGCACTGACCCATAATTTCAATTATTTAAAATCGAAATTACAACCGCAAACTAAATTTTTAGCTGTAGTAAAAGCCTTTGCTTACGGCAGTGACTCGGTAGAAATCGCCAAGCATCTTCAAAAATTAAATGTCGATTATTTTGCTGTGGCTTATGCCAAAGAAGGTGTCATTTTAAGGGATGCTGGAATTACCACTCCTATTTTAGTGCTTCATCCGCAACCGATAAATTTTAAAACTATTATAGAACGCTGCTTAGAGCCCAGTATTTATAGTACTCATATTTTAAATGAATTTAGAACAATTGCTGTAGCACAATCCCAAAAGAATTACCCAATTCACCTAAAATTCAATACAGGATTAAATAGACTTGGGTTTAAAGAGAATGATATTGATGGGATAGTTTCTAAACTTAAAAACAACGATTCAATTAAAGTGACATCTTTATTTTCTCATTTAGCGGCGAGTGAAGATTTTAACGAACTAGACTTTAGCAAGCTTCAAATTGAAAGGTTTAATGCCATAGCAAAAACGTTTGAAACTAAATCAGGCATAAAACCTTGGTTACACCTTTGCAATACTTCTGGTGTTCTCAATTATCCCAAAGCACATTTTGACATGGTTAGATGCGGTATTGGACTTTATGGCTTTGGTAATTCTGCTAAAGAAGACAAAAACCTAAAACCCATAGCCAGCTTAAAATCTGTAATTTCTCAAATTCACGAGATCGAAAAAGACGAAACAGTAGGCTATAATAGAGCTTATACCTCCAATGGACATGAAAAATCGGCAACCATACCAATTGGTCACGCAGATGGCATTAACCGAATTTATGGTAAAGGCAATGGTTTTGTAATTATCAACGGACAAAAAGCACCAATAATTGGCAATGTCTGTATGGACATGATCATGGTAAACGTTACTAATATAGATTGTAAAGAAGGTGACGAAGTAGTTATCTTTAATTCTGAATATAAAGCGAGTACGTTATCGGAATCGGCAAAATCTATTTCCTATGAAATTATTACTGCCGTTTCCCAGCGTGTTAAGCGTGTTTTTATACCCTAA
- a CDS encoding thymidine kinase produces MFLENTVNQKEQFGWIEVICGSMFSGKTEELIRRLKRAQFAKQKVEIFKPAVDIRYDEDMVVSHDANEIRSTPVPAAANIPILADGCDVVGIDEAQFFDDEIVRVCNDLANKGIRVIIAGLDMDFKGNPFGPMPNLMATAEYVTKVHAVCTKTGNLAQYSYRKALSDDLVLLGEVDEYEPLSRAAYYKSMQRDKVRQMKVNDAEEIDSKDQKRNA; encoded by the coding sequence ATGTTTCTCGAAAATACAGTAAATCAGAAAGAACAATTTGGGTGGATTGAAGTCATCTGTGGTTCCATGTTCTCAGGAAAGACCGAAGAATTAATCCGACGACTAAAGCGTGCGCAATTTGCTAAACAGAAGGTTGAGATTTTCAAACCAGCCGTAGATATACGCTATGATGAAGACATGGTGGTTTCTCACGATGCCAATGAAATCCGCTCCACGCCAGTGCCTGCAGCTGCTAATATCCCGATTTTAGCAGATGGTTGTGATGTCGTTGGTATTGACGAAGCGCAATTTTTTGATGATGAGATTGTACGTGTCTGTAATGATTTGGCAAACAAGGGGATTCGAGTTATTATTGCTGGTTTGGATATGGATTTTAAAGGCAATCCGTTTGGTCCAATGCCAAATCTTATGGCAACCGCAGAATACGTCACTAAAGTACATGCGGTTTGCACCAAAACAGGAAATTTAGCGCAATACAGTTACAGAAAAGCATTGAGCGACGATTTGGTGTTACTTGGCGAAGTGGATGAATACGAACCTTTGAGCAGAGCTGCCTATTATAAAAGTATGCAACGCGATAAAGTACGACAAATGAAAGTGAATGATGCCGAGGAAATAGATTCTAAAGACCAAAAACGGAATGCCTAA
- the rsmI gene encoding 16S rRNA (cytidine(1402)-2'-O)-methyltransferase, whose product MSKLYIVPTPIGNLKDITFRAIEVLKDVDLILAEDTRTSGKLLKHYEITTQMQSHHMHNEHKTVDGLIEKLKSGLTIAVISDAGTPAISDPGFLLVRACVEHNIEVDCLPGATAFVPALVNSGLPNDKFVFEGFLPVKKGRQTRLFLLAEETRTIIFYESPHKLVKTLGHFCEYFGEDRPVSVSREITKLYEETIRGTAKSVFEHYTNKPPKGEIVIVVAGKK is encoded by the coding sequence ATGAGTAAACTTTATATCGTTCCAACACCAATAGGAAATCTAAAAGACATCACATTTAGAGCCATTGAAGTGCTTAAAGATGTGGATTTAATTTTAGCTGAAGACACCAGAACTTCGGGAAAACTGTTGAAGCATTATGAAATCACTACGCAAATGCAAAGCCACCACATGCACAACGAACATAAAACGGTGGATGGCTTAATCGAAAAATTAAAATCAGGATTAACCATTGCCGTAATCAGTGATGCAGGAACACCTGCCATTTCGGACCCTGGATTTTTATTGGTTAGAGCTTGTGTAGAACATAACATTGAAGTCGATTGTTTACCTGGAGCCACAGCATTCGTGCCAGCATTGGTCAATAGTGGTTTGCCCAATGATAAGTTTGTGTTTGAAGGTTTTTTACCTGTAAAAAAAGGAAGACAAACCAGATTATTTTTACTTGCCGAAGAAACCAGAACCATTATTTTTTATGAAAGTCCACATAAATTAGTAAAAACCTTAGGACATTTTTGCGAGTATTTTGGAGAGGACAGACCTGTTTCTGTATCAAGGGAAATAACCAAACTTTACGAAGAAACCATTAGAGGCACCGCCAAATCCGTTTTTGAACACTACACCAATAAACCACCAAAAGGAGAAATCGTTATTGTGGTTGCTGGAAAAAAGTAA